The window GCATGTGAGAGGAAAGAAGGGGCGAGATGAGCGCCAGAGAGAAAGCCAAGGCGACTGTCGAGCAGGTCGTCGGCCGCGCGGTCCGCAAGATTGCGCTCGCCATCGGCCATCGGACCACGGCGGCGAAAGGCGCCGCTCTGGAGGCACGAGGGAAAGCCCGACGAATCAAGGAGAAGGGGAAGGACAAGCTCAAATTCTGAGTGGCCCGGCGGGCGGTTCGGCAGCTGGGCCACCGCGGCCCCTCCGGGGGAAAAATGGGCGGCCTCTCTCCGATGTTAAGGCCGCCGGGAAGCGCCAGTGGTTCCTCGCGAGCGATAGGGTGTAACACGCGAGGAGGAGGCTGTCATGACTGAAACAGCTGCTACGACCACCCCCCGCGAACGGTACCGGCGGCAAGTGCGTGCCGAGATCAAGGAACGGGCTTGGGAGCAGATCGCTTCTGCCGGAACCACAGCGCTTTCACTCAATAAAATCGCGAAGATCATGGGCCTCAGCGGTGCCGGTCTCTACCGATATTTCACGAGTCGGGACGCACTGCTCACCGAACTGGTCCGGGATGCCTACCAGAGCCTGGCCGATACTTTCCGGGCTGTGGCCGACGGCGGTGAGAGCGACCTCCGCAGCATGGCCCGCGCCTTGCGCGCGTGGGCACTCGCCGATCCGCAGCGCTACTTCCTCGTTTACGGCCCGCCGGTGCCGGGCTATCGCAGTCCCGCCGATCGCACCTCGACGATGTCGGACATCTTGAGCCAAATCCGTGGCGCATGCGATGCCGCGGCCCGGAAGGGATACTCCGGGCCTGTGTGCGGCCCCGCTGCGGAGCCCGGGGAGGGCCGGGAGGACCTGGACCCCGGGTCTGCGCAGCGGCGGGCCGTCGCCTTCTGGACTCGGCTGCACGGGGTTCTGTCTCTGGAGCTCAGCGGTCACTTCGCCGGCATGGACATTGATCCCGCCCTGCTCTACGAGGCCGAGCTGGATCTGCTCGCGATCGGCTGACCGCGGCGCCCCCGATCGAACGTCTGGCCGAGACCGGCACCGTGTCAGTCGCGGGGAGGCAGGAGGGGGCCGAGTGGCCCGAGGTCGAGGTTGAGGTCTTCCAAAGCGTAGCCGTGCTCGGCGCACAGGTCGGAGAGGGTGTCGTGGAGGGCGAGGAGGGTCGCGCCGAGTTCCTCTTCCTGGTCGTCGCTGAGGTTGCCGGCGTCGACGCGGCGCAGCGCTTGGCGTTCGATGAGCTGGCGCACGAGCTCGACCAGGGTGAGGACAAGTTTGAGGAGGTCCTCACCGACGGTTTCGGGGTCGGTGTGCAGATGCCGGGCGGGGCGGGAGCTCTGTCCGTGGGCGGGTGGAGGTGCCTGGGTGAGGCGGAAGGCCTGGGAGAGGTTGGCGCCGACATCCTGGGGAGGCTGCGGGGGTGGGGTTGGTTCATGATTCATCGTGGTCTCCACCCTGTGCCTGGCCGGGGGTGGCTTCGGAGCTGACGGAGACGATGAGGGCGCGCAGCGAGATGCGGACGAGGTCGATGTCGGCGATGGACAGGACGATGTCGCCGGTCAGGACGACGCCGCCGCTCAGGAGTCGGTCGAGGAGGTCGACGAGGGCGACTTGCCGGTCGGGCAGGGGTTCGTCGCGTCCGGCCAGGGTCATGGCGGTGGCTCGGCGGCGTCCGGGGCGGGGGCGTCCGCCAGGGTGACGAAGGAGTAGGGGGCCCAAGGACCAGTGACTTCCACGCGCAGGTCCGGGAAGCCTTGGGCGGCGTCATCGATGGCGGTCTGGAAGTCGTCGGCCTGGTCGTTGGGGATGAGGTAGGCGTCATTCAGGACGTTCTCCTCGGGTCCGGTGAGGGCGCCGCGTTGGGGAGCGTGGCGCACGCGCCGGGTGGTGTGGCGGGCGGCGATGGCTTCGATGGTTGCGGCTGCGTGCTGGGCTTGCTGGTGGACGGCTTCGCGGGCGTGGTGCTGGGTTCGGCGCGCGCGGAGGTAGGCCTTGCCCGGGCCGGCGGTTGGTGTGCGGGGTTCTGCGGGGGGTGGGGCGAGGTCGGGCTCGGTGGGGGCCGCGAGATAGATCTTCACGCCGTATTCGGTGTGATCTCGAAGTTGGTTCATGCTCTCGGTGAAGGCCGGTCCGCCGAGGGCGAGGGCTTGGCGGGCGCTGTGGTCGTCCTGGTAGACGGTGGCCAGGCGCAGGGGAAGGACGGTTGCGTGTGCGGCCACGGCCTGGACGATGTCGTGGTGGGTGCGGGCGACGCCTTCGAGCCAGCCGAGGTCTTCGAAGTGGGCTTTGAGGGCGGTCTCGTTGAAGTCGTGTTCGGGCACGTCGGCGGCCACGAACACCAGCTGCGCCTCCCCGACGTCCGGGGAGGTCTCCTCGGGGGTGGGAGGCAGGAGTCGCAGGGATGCGCCGGCGATGCCGCGCAGGGTGGTGAGGGCCTTCGCCAGCGAGACGGTCGGCTGGGTGACCGCGTAGATGTAGGTGAGGCTCGTGGTGTTCACCGTGTGCTCCCCCGTCGGCGGGGCGGTGGGTCGTCGGGCTCCTCACCATGGGGAGTTTCGTCTCCGGGGTCGAGCTGGGCGCGCAGGGCGTCGAGTTCGGTGCGTAGGCGGCGGTTCTCCTGTTCCAGGGGGCTGCCGGTGTGCCGGCTGGACAGGGACGGGTCGTGTTCCCACCAGTCGATGCCCATCTCCTTGGCCTTGTCCACGGAGGCAATCAAGATCCGGAGTTTGATGGTCAACAGCTCGATGTCGAGCAGGTTGATGCGGATGTCGCCTGCGATGACGATCCCCTTGTCCAGGACCCGTTCAAGGATGTCGGCGAGGCTGGAGGTGGAGGTCTGCCCGTACGGCATCGGGGCGCGGGAGGCGAAGGATCCGGGTCGGCCGGGCAGTGGTTCACTCACGGCGATGTTCCCTCCTCGCGTTCAGTGGTGCTCCCTGCTCGCGTTCACGTTCAGGGGAGACGGTGGCGGAATTCCGAGATCTCCTCCAGGCGGTCGATCAGTTCGTCCTCCTGGCGGTCGAAGGTCTCCTGGTCGATCTCTCCGCGCAGCAGTTGCTGTTCGAGATCGGCGAGGCGGCGCCAGATCGGGGCGGGGTCGTAGTACTCCTCCTCGGCCTGGTCGACGACGCGCTGCGCGACCCAGGTGACAGCGCGTACCGGCGCCACGGGGAGCGTCAGAAGGTAGGTCAGCAGTCCCATGGGTCTGTCCTCCTTTCCCGCCCGGGAGCGGTTCGGGGTCATACGAAGCTGTAGGGGGGCAGTGGGCCGGAAAAGCGCAGGTCGACGCCGCTGCCGATCTCACGGGCGACGTTCGCCTCCGCAGTACGCAGCTGGTCTCGGTGCTCGTGGGGCACCAGAAGGGAGAGGTTGAGGAAGTCGATGCCGGAGGGCGAGCGGAGGAGATGCTCGCGGGCCAGGGGGATGAGTGCTTCGGTCAGGCCTGCCGCCAGGCTTTCCTGTCGAACCTGGACCTCTCGGGCGACCATTTCGCCCAAGGCGAGGGGCAGGCCGGGATCGCGGTCGCCGCTGCGGATCCGCTCATTGAGGTCCTTCGCTTCGGGCAGGTCCTGGAGGATCTGTTGCAGCAGTGGCGCCTCGTCTTCCTGCGAGGCTCGGACGTGGTACTCGGCGCAGCCCTCCAGGCGCTGCAGCGCGGCGAGGTAGGCCTCCGCATTGGACTGGAGGGCCTCGCTCACCACGAGGTCGTCGGTGGCGACGTAGCCGAACTGCAGGGGCAGGACGGTGCCGTCGACCATCAGGCGTTCCAGGACCTCCTGGTGCGCGGCGAGGTCGCGGCGCTTGGGCCGGATCTCCTCGTTGATGTCGCTGACCACCGCGCACAGCTTCCCTCGTGCCACCGTGCGTAGCGGGGAGGGCTCGGCACCGATTCCGTTGACGCCGTCCAGTTGCCGCGGGTGGTCCTTCGCGGTGATGGAGTACACGTAGAGCGGCATGGGTCACTCCCTCTCCCGCCGTGCCGGGCGCCGGGCAGCGGGCCGGCGCCGCCTGGGTGCTTCTTCCTCCACCTCGTCGTCGTCTTCGTCGGAGTCGCGGGATTCGGAGGATTTGCCGGTCAGGGAGTCGGTCACGGCTTCGACGGCGCCGGTGAGCGCTCCTTTGGACTTCCCGTGGGCCCCGCCCTCCATCATCTTTCCCATGACGTCGGGAAGCTGGGCGGGCGCCTTGCGGCCGGCTTCGAGGTCGAGGCGGTTGCAGGCTTCCGCGAAACGGAGATAGGTATCGACGCTGGCCACGACGATTCGCACGTCGATCTTGAGGAGCTCGATGCCCACCAGGGACACACGGATGAAGATGTCGATGACCAGCCCGCGATCCAAAATGAGTTCCAGGACGTCGTAGAGGCTGCTCGATCCGCCTGCCTGTCCCCGTGCGACGGGGCTGCCGCCCTGCGGCACCATGGTCATGGCGCCTCCTTCCGTCGACCGTCCCGTTGTCAGGTCGGCCGGTCGATCATGCCGCGGGTGTAGCGGCGCGTGCGTTCGTAGGAGATGAGCTCGCCCTCCCCGTCCAGCGTGACGCGGTAGCTGGCCATGACGCTGGTGGTGTCGGGGATGCGTTCCAGTTCCACCACCTCCACGTGCGCCTCCCAGCCGTCCTCCGTCGGCTTCAGTGAGGAGACGGAGTCTGGGAGTCGGCCCAGGAGTTCGGCGAGTTGTTGAGCCGCGGCTCGCATCGCGACCGCCGGCCCGGGCGCCGCGGAACGGCGCCGGGGCGGAGTGCGCCTGGGCGTTCTCCTGTCCTGCGCTTCGCCCTCACCGGCGGCGTGCGAGGAGACTCGCCGGGGGCGTGCAGGTTCCGCTGCGGCCATATACCCCTCCCTTGGGGAGAAGGCGTCACAGAAACTAGAATGTCACTATATTGCGCGATAAGTCCTGTGTAGGGCAGACGGATTTTCCGCAGCACGCCCGGCAGGACCCGTCTCACCGAGGGACAGCCGCAGTACCAAGGCGCCGTCCTCATGCGAGACCAGCAGATCCGTATGCGCCCTGGTAGGGGATGAATCATGGAGGACACCACCAAGATCGCACTCGCAGCCGCCGTGGCTGGGGGATACGTTCTCGGCCGGACGAAGAAGGGGCGCCTGGCGTTCAGCCTCGCGACCTACCTCGCCGGTCGGCGGTTCGGGCTCGACCCCGGACAACTTCTCAAGCAAGGGGCCTCCCAGCTCAAGGAGATGCCCCAGTTCGCGGAACTCGGCGAACAACTGCGCGGCGAAGCCCTCGAAGCCGGCCGCCAGGCGCTGACCACCGCTGCCAACCGCAAGCTGGCCGACCTCGCGGGCACCCTGCACGAACGCACCCTCGAACTCACTCGAGGCGACGCCGCCCGCGGCCGGGACGACGACGAGCAGGACGAGGATCAGTACGAGGACGAAGACGAGGAACCGTACGAGGACGAGGACGAGGAGTACGAAGAGGAAGACGAGGAGGACGCCCCGGAAGACGAACCGGAAGACGAAGAAGAGGAGGACGAGGAGGAAGAGGAGGAAGAACCGGAGGAGTTCGAGGACGAGGAGGAGCAGGAGGAAGAGGCCGAGGAGGAGGAGCCAGAGGAGGAGGAGGAGGAGCCTCCCCCGCCGCCGCGACGGACCCGTACCGCGACGCGTGCCCGCACCGGCAAGCGCGCCGCCCCCGAGCGTGAAGCCCGACAGCGCCCTGCTCCGGCGAAGAAGTCAGCGCCCGCCCGGAAGGCCGCGCCCGCCAAGCGCACGCCGGCCAAGAAGGCCGCACCGGAGAAGAAGGCCCCCACCAAGAGGGCACCGGCAAAGAAGGCACCGGCGAAGAAGGCCGCACCCGCGAAGAAGGCGGCGGCGAAGAAGAGCGCGGGCGGCAGGCCTGCCTCGAAGACGGCGCCGGCGAAGAAGAGCGCCGCCTCCCGGACCGCGCCCAAGACTGCCGCGAAGAAGAGCAGCCCCCCGCGCAAGAGGACTGCCGCAGGTCAGAGCTCTGCTCGCAAGAGCACCCCGGCGAAGGCCGCCGCGAAGAAGAGCACCGGCCGCAGCAGCCCGGCCCGCAAGACAGCCGCCAAGAAGACCGCGGCCCGCAAGCCGTCCACGCGGAGGTAGGCCATGGCACCGTCAGACCGCACCGGCTCGTCCAAGCCCTCCGGCTTCGACCAGCTGCTGAACGAACTCTCCGGTTTCATATCCGCCCAGGCCGACCAGCTTGCCGACAAGGCCACCGACAAACTCTCCGACGTGACCGGCCAGCTACAGGACGTGGCCGACAACAAGGGCAGCCTCTCCGACGTCGCCGGCATCGGCGGGCGGCTCCTACAAGGTGACTCTCCGCTCAAGGCCTTCGCCGGGCAGAAGTTCGGCAATCTCAAGGACAAGGTCACCGAGGCCTTCGGAGGGGGTAAGGGCAAGGGCCGCAAGAGCGGCGGCGGCAAGCTGATGAACATCGTCGAGGTCCTCGACGTCGGCCTTCCCTTGCGTACGGTCTACGACCACTGGACGCAGTACGAGGACTTCAGCGGATTCGCCAAGGGTGTCCGGGACGTCTCCCGCGGCGACGACACCTCCAGCGACTGGAAGGTCAAGGTCGGCCCGTCCACCCGCTCCTGGAAGGCCACCGTCCAGGAGCAGATCCCAGACGACCGGATCGTGTGGACGTCCGAGGGCGCCAAGGGCACCACCCGCGGCTGCGTCACCTTCCACGAGCTCGCGCCGTCACTGACCCGCATCGTCATCGTCGTCGAGTACTACCCCTCCGGATTCTTCGAGAAGACCGGCAATCTCTGGCGCGCCCAGGGCCGCCGTCTGCGCCTGGACCTCAAGAACTTCCTGCGCCACACCATGCTCACCACCGACGAACCGGAAGGCTGGCGCGGCGAGATCCGAGACGGGGAAGTCGTCCAGACACACGAAGAAGCCCTCGAAGAGGAACAGGCAGAAGAGGGCGAGGAAGGCGACGGTGACGACGAAGGCGACGAGGAGTACGCCGACGAGGACGAGGAGTACACGGAGGACGAAGAGCCAGGAGAGGAAGGCAGCGAAGGCGACGAGGACGAGGGCGACGAGGGGGACGAGGGGGACGAGGGGGACGAGGGGGACGAGGGGGACGACACGGAGTACGCGGACGAAGACGAACCAGAGGACGAGGAGGAGGCAGAGGACGAAGCAGACGAGGACGAGGAGTACGAGACCTCCCCTCCCCGACGACGTCGGGGCTCACGCTCCGCATGACCCCCCGGAACGACACATGTGAGGGCCGGCGGTCATCCGCCGACCCTCACCCCCACGACACCTCACACAAGCTCCTCCGAAAGTCAGTGATCAGCGTGTCCTTGGCCTTCTGAGCGGTCTGTTTGGCATCGGCGAGCGCCTGCTCACCCCGCCCCTTCGCTTCCAGACTCTCGTTTCCCACAGCCTTGCCCGTGGTCTCCTTCACCTTGCCCTTCGTCGTCTTCGCAACGTTCTTGACCTTCTTGCCTGCGCCCATTCCTCTCACGTCCACACCACGCGGCGCGTGACGTACGAGCTGCTCGGCCCCCGACGACGCGGATGCGACGGTGGCCCGCATCCGCGAATCCGGCGGCACCGTCGGGATCGGTCCCGTCGCCTTCCCGCCCGGTGGCCGGGCTGCGCTCGCGACCGACCTTGAGGGCGCGTGCTTCGGCGTGTGGGAAGGGCGCGTCCTGTCCGACTGGCGGGTTGGCGACGGCGACGGCGACGGCGACGCTCCAGCATGGCTGGAACTACACACCAAGAACGCCTTCGACGCCGCTCTCTTCTACGGCCGGGTGCTCGAATGGGTCGACGGAAAGTATCCAAACGGCTACGAGGTCTCCTACGAATAGGACCAAGTGGTGCTGCGCCACGAGGGACAGGCGGTGGCCCGCCTGAACAGCGGCCCGGTCGATAGCGGCTCACCCAGCCCGCAGCTGCGCCCCCGCCGGCGAGTCCACTTCCAAGGTGCCGACCTCCGGATCGCGCGAGCGGCGGTCCTCCATCACGGGGCAGCATCGTTGCCGAGAACCAGCCGCCAGGCGGGAACCAGCGCCTGACGGTACGAGACCCGGAAGGCGGCCTGTTCACTCTCCACCGGCCAGGCGGCGCACCCCGGCCCCCGTCCACTGGCATGGAACCACCCTCCGACGGGGAGGACGACGACTGACCCCGAGTGTCAGGTACGCGATGTGTGCCGCCCAGGTCGCCGTCCTCCCCGCGATTCCAGAAGACCACGGCATCGACGGAAGACCGCTCGTGGACAAGGCGTCGGACAAGCTGGGAGACGTGACCGACCAGCTCCAGGACGTCGCCGAGGGCAACGGCAAACTTTCCGACGTCGCCGGAATCCATGAAGGCGATGATGGGTAAAGGCCTCAGCGGCATCAAGGACAAGGTGACCGATTCAGCCTCGCAGGTCTTCGGCAAGGCAAGAAAGGCCGCATGAGCGGCGGCAAGGTCATTAACATCGTCGAATTCATCGATGTCGGCCTGCCGCTGCGCACCGTGTACGACCACTGGAGCCAGTACGAGGACTTCAGCGGGTTCGCCAAGGGGGTACGCGACGTATCCCGCAACCATGACACCATCAGCGACTGGAAGCTCAGAGTCGGCCCCTCGACCCGTGGTTGGAAGGCCACCGTCCAGGAGTAGATACCCGATGAGCGGATCGTATGGACCTCTGAACGCGCCAAAGGCAGCACACGCGGCTGCGTCAGCTTCCACGAACTTCACCGTTACTGACCTTGTAGTCGTGGTGTCATAAGGGTGAGGCCGGTGCCGGTGAAGCATCCGTCGATGATGTCGCTGCGGTACTGGATCTGGCGGAGGCCGTGTCGTAGTCGGCGGATGAGGTGGTCGGGGTCGGTGAAGGCGGTGTTGGCCTGGCTGGTCCGGCGGAGTACTGACCAGATGCCTTCCACTGGGTTGAGGTCGGATGCGTAGGGCGGCAGGTGGTAGGCGGTGATCCAGTCCTGGGCATCGATGAAGGCCCGCATGCGGCGATCTTTGTGGACGTTCAAGTTGTCCCAGATGAGGACGATGGGCCCGTCGAGCTGCTGGTGGGCGGCGATGAGGAGGTCGCGGTACTCGGTCCAGGCGAAGCTCTTGCGGCCGCCGCCCTTGTGATCGGTATGCCGTCTGGGCCGGTAGATCAGGCGGGAGCGTTCGCCGGGTTTGTAGCAGCACAGGGCAGCGATGGAGAAGCGACGCTGGGAGCGTCCGCGGACCCGGATGGCCGGCGTGCTGCCACGTCTGGCCCAGGTGCGGGAGGTCGGCGGCGTCATCGAGAATCCGGCTTCGTCCTCGAAGACGATCCAGGCCCCGAGCGCCGCCGCGGTGGTTGCACGTGCGGCCACACGTCCTTCACCCAGCCGGCCACCGCCGCCTCGTCGCGCTCGACGGCACGACGGGCCGGAACCTGATGACTCCAGCCGTGCCGACGCAGCATCTGAGAAATCCCCGATAGCGTCATGGACTTGTGGAACCGCCGCCCGATCAACGTCTTGATCCGGGACAGCGTCCATCTCTGATCAGAACAGCCATGCGCGACCGGACCCTTCGCCAACTCCTCCTCGAGCACGGCGAACAGCGCGTCACTCAGCTTCGGACGGGACGCCGGGCCACGGGAACGAACCCCGCCTTGACCGGCCGCCCGCCAGGCTTGCCGCCACCGCTGAACCGAACGAGCGCTGACCCGTAACTCCTTCGCGATCTCCGTACTGCCCCGCCCCTCGGCGAACATCGCGACCGCTTCCATCCGGACCCGCTCGCGGAAAGCTTGTCTCTCCGCGGTCAGACCCCCACCCTGCGGATACCTCATACACCCGGCATACCGCGACGATCACCAACCGTCAGCCCCCACGACAAGACAACTTCAAGGTCAGTAGAAGGCACGGGTCCTGGACCTGAGCACTGGAGAGGGGCCGGCATCTTCGCCGGCCCTCTCCCCCCACCCGCCTGACGCAGCCCCGCGCAGGTGCTCAGTGCTTCAGCGTGTCTTTGGCCTTCTGCATCGTCTGCTTGGCATCGCCCGCCATCTGTTCGCGGGCCCCCTTCGCCTCCAGGCTCTCGTTTCCGACAACCTGGCCGGTGGTTTCCTTCATCTTGCCCTTGGCCTTCTGGGCCATGTTCTTGACCTTCTTGCCCGACATCCTTGTCACCTCCGCACCGCAGCCTCGGGCGCGGTTCGTAGTTAATCTTCCTGCCTCTACCCTCCTCCGTGACCGTACGACGTTGCCACCACGCTCGGGACGGGGTGGTGGCCCGGCCACGACCGCGGGCGGCCGCCGGTTGAAGACCGACTGGTGAGGTCGGGGATCTGTCACCGTGCCTACCTGCGTCCGCTGCCGCCCGAAAGCCGTCACGCGGCAGCCCAAGGCGCCTCATGCGGTCTATTCGGCGCGGTGCGCCTTGTGCGGGGTGACCCTCAACCGCCCCTTGGCGGGCAGAGCCCGGCCGGTGGACCGGCGGGCCCGCCCCAGCGGCCCGTCGCACAGCGCCTGCAGGACGGGGCCGGGCTCACTGTCGGGAGTCAGCGTGAGATCGACGTGGGCTTCTGGATGGCGAGAGGTGCCATTCATCCGCGCGCGGGCCCGCAGGACGCCGGGCAGATGCTGAACATCGGCTGCCAGGGCGTCGCTGAGGGCGCGCTCACGCAACTCCACACCGTCCGCGGGCGACGGACCCCCGACGGGAATCCGGCCGGGGTGAGTACGGCGCAGTTGTGCCAGAAGCCACCACAGGGCCAGCAGGACGACGATGGCCAGCACGGCGATGACAGTGGGCCACCACCATCCCTCGTCCGTCCAGCGGGTCTGGTCGGGACGGGTGAGCAGGACGGCTCGGGGATCCGTCAGAGGCCAGCCCTGGGGTGGTGCCATGCGCCAGCTCCTGTACAGGTCGAAGCTGCCTGCCAGCATCAGCAGGCCGCCTCCCAGCAGGACGATGCCGGTCAGGGCCAGCAGGATTCGGTTGACTGCGGATTTCCTCTTCATGGGATCCGTCTCCTGTCTCTCGCTCGGCAGCGAGCCCCCGTGGACGAGTAGCTACTTGCTGCGTGGGCGAACTCGAATGGCGAGCCGGGGAGGACGGACCAGGGTGAGCCGGTTGAGCTCCGCCTGAAGAGCGAGCAGCAGGTCGGCCTTGACATCGGCGGGGGCGCGGAAGCGCGCGTCCGCGCGCACCCTGATGCGGTTCCTGTAGATCCGGACCTTCGCGGCGCTGACGCCAGGTACGCGCATGGCGGCATCCCGCAGGAGCAGTGCCGCGGCGTCGCGGTCCAGTGTGGCTCGCAAGTCCGCGTCGGGTGTTTCCATGGGCATCTCCCGGCGCAGGCCGGGGGTGAGTGCCAGAACCAGCAACCACAGGCCGAGAAGGGCGATGACGGCGGCGACGATCTGTATCCGGACATCATCCATTGGCCGGGTGGCCAGTTCGTTCGCGAGACGTACACGCCAACCCGAGGCGGGCTGTCCGGCGCGAACCCTGACGATGTCGAACAAGAGTGTTCCCGCCACAGCCCCGACGAGCAGCGCTGTCAGCGCGGCGGGTATGCGACGGGCGGACCAGGGACGCCTCGCTTTCGAGTGCGGGCCAGGCCGAGGTTTCTCGGTCACCAGCCCGACCGTGCGGGAGGTGACCGTGTCGGGTTCGGCGGGCTTTTCCGTCGTGTCGCGTTTCATCCCGGCTCTCCTTCCCGGTGGACAGGCGGTCCGGTTACTTCACGCGTCGGCTACCCAGGCCTTCGGCGGGAACCAAGTGCGCGATGTCGAGAGTGCATTCGGTGACCCGCATCCCGGTCAGCTGGGCTACCCGCTCGCTGACGTACTGCTGCACATGCCGCGAGGCATCGGAGACGTCTATCGGATAGGGCAGGTCCATCGTGAGCCCCAGCCGCGCGGTACCGCCGCCGGCGGTGACCGAAGCGCGTGGGGCGTTCATCTTCGCGGACGCCTGCGCGGTCTCCGTATGGGTGGCGAGTGCCTCCCGTGCCGCGCGCGCCGCGATACGGGCCACGACCCTTTCCGGGATCACCGTCGCACCGCGCTCGGCTGCCGCCACGGGCGGCGCGGAGCG of the Streptomyces sp. NBC_01426 genome contains:
- a CDS encoding CsbD family protein; this translates as MSGKKVKNMAQKAKGKMKETTGQVVGNESLEAKGAREQMAGDAKQTMQKAKDTLKH
- a CDS encoding IS630 family transposase (programmed frameshift) → MRYPQGGGLTAERQAFRERVRMEAVAMFAEGRGSTEIAKELRVSARSVQRWRQAWRAAGQGGVRSRGPASRPKLSDALFAVLEEELAKGPVAHGCSDQRWTLSRIKTLIGRRFHKSMTLSGISQMLRRHGWSHQVPARRAVERDEAAVAGWGEGRVAARATTAAALGAWIVFEDEAGFSMTPPTSRTWARRGSTPAIRVRGRSQRRFSIAALCCYKPGERSRLIYRPRRHTDHKGGGRKSFAWTEYRDLLIAAHQQLDGPIVLIWDNLNVHKDRRMRAFIDAQDWITAYHLPPYASDLNPVEGIWSVLRRTSQANTAFTDPDHLIRRLRHGLRQIQYRSDIIDGCFTGTGLTLMTPRLQGQ
- a CDS encoding SRPBCC family protein — encoded protein: MSGGKVINIVEFIDVGLPLRTVYDHWSQYEDFSGFAKGVRDVSRNHDTISDWKLRVGPSTRGWKATVQE
- a CDS encoding gas vesicle protein, coding for MSEPLPGRPGSFASRAPMPYGQTSTSSLADILERVLDKGIVIAGDIRINLLDIELLTIKLRILIASVDKAKEMGIDWWEHDPSLSSRHTGSPLEQENRRLRTELDALRAQLDPGDETPHGEEPDDPPPRRRGSTR
- a CDS encoding gas vesicle protein, translating into MTLAGRDEPLPDRQVALVDLLDRLLSGGVVLTGDIVLSIADIDLVRISLRALIVSVSSEATPGQAQGGDHDES
- a CDS encoding gas vesicle structural protein GvpA encodes the protein MTMVPQGGSPVARGQAGGSSSLYDVLELILDRGLVIDIFIRVSLVGIELLKIDVRIVVASVDTYLRFAEACNRLDLEAGRKAPAQLPDVMGKMMEGGAHGKSKGALTGAVEAVTDSLTGKSSESRDSDEDDDEVEEEAPRRRRPAARRPARRERE
- a CDS encoding histone protein gives rise to the protein MEDTTKIALAAAVAGGYVLGRTKKGRLAFSLATYLAGRRFGLDPGQLLKQGASQLKEMPQFAELGEQLRGEALEAGRQALTTAANRKLADLAGTLHERTLELTRGDAARGRDDDEQDEDQYEDEDEEPYEDEDEEYEEEDEEDAPEDEPEDEEEEDEEEEEEEPEEFEDEEEQEEEAEEEEPEEEEEEPPPPPRRTRTATRARTGKRAAPEREARQRPAPAKKSAPARKAAPAKRTPAKKAAPEKKAPTKRAPAKKAPAKKAAPAKKAAAKKSAGGRPASKTAPAKKSAASRTAPKTAAKKSSPPRKRTAAGQSSARKSTPAKAAAKKSTGRSSPARKTAAKKTAARKPSTRR
- the amaP gene encoding alkaline shock response membrane anchor protein AmaP, whose product is MKRKSAVNRILLALTGIVLLGGGLLMLAGSFDLYRSWRMAPPQGWPLTDPRAVLLTRPDQTRWTDEGWWWPTVIAVLAIVVLLALWWLLAQLRRTHPGRIPVGGPSPADGVELRERALSDALAADVQHLPGVLRARARMNGTSRHPEAHVDLTLTPDSEPGPVLQALCDGPLGRARRSTGRALPAKGRLRVTPHKAHRAE
- a CDS encoding gas vesicle protein GvpO — encoded protein: MAAAEPARPRRVSSHAAGEGEAQDRRTPRRTPPRRRSAAPGPAVAMRAAAQQLAELLGRLPDSVSSLKPTEDGWEAHVEVVELERIPDTTSVMASYRVTLDGEGELISYERTRRYTRGMIDRPT
- a CDS encoding gas vesicle protein GvpG, translated to MGLLTYLLTLPVAPVRAVTWVAQRVVDQAEEEYYDPAPIWRRLADLEQQLLRGEIDQETFDRQEDELIDRLEEISEFRHRLP
- a CDS encoding SRPBCC family protein; amino-acid sequence: MAPSDRTGSSKPSGFDQLLNELSGFISAQADQLADKATDKLSDVTGQLQDVADNKGSLSDVAGIGGRLLQGDSPLKAFAGQKFGNLKDKVTEAFGGGKGKGRKSGGGKLMNIVEVLDVGLPLRTVYDHWTQYEDFSGFAKGVRDVSRGDDTSSDWKVKVGPSTRSWKATVQEQIPDDRIVWTSEGAKGTTRGCVTFHELAPSLTRIVIVVEYYPSGFFEKTGNLWRAQGRRLRLDLKNFLRHTMLTTDEPEGWRGEIRDGEVVQTHEEALEEEQAEEGEEGDGDDEGDEEYADEDEEYTEDEEPGEEGSEGDEDEGDEGDEGDEGDEGDEGDDTEYADEDEPEDEEEAEDEADEDEEYETSPPRRRRGSRSA
- a CDS encoding TetR/AcrR family transcriptional regulator, with protein sequence MTETAATTTPRERYRRQVRAEIKERAWEQIASAGTTALSLNKIAKIMGLSGAGLYRYFTSRDALLTELVRDAYQSLADTFRAVADGGESDLRSMARALRAWALADPQRYFLVYGPPVPGYRSPADRTSTMSDILSQIRGACDAAARKGYSGPVCGPAAEPGEGREDLDPGSAQRRAVAFWTRLHGVLSLELSGHFAGMDIDPALLYEAELDLLAIG
- a CDS encoding gas vesicle protein K; amino-acid sequence: MNHEPTPPPQPPQDVGANLSQAFRLTQAPPPAHGQSSRPARHLHTDPETVGEDLLKLVLTLVELVRQLIERQALRRVDAGNLSDDQEEELGATLLALHDTLSDLCAEHGYALEDLNLDLGPLGPLLPPRD
- a CDS encoding GvpL/GvpF family gas vesicle protein, with amino-acid sequence MNTTSLTYIYAVTQPTVSLAKALTTLRGIAGASLRLLPPTPEETSPDVGEAQLVFVAADVPEHDFNETALKAHFEDLGWLEGVARTHHDIVQAVAAHATVLPLRLATVYQDDHSARQALALGGPAFTESMNQLRDHTEYGVKIYLAAPTEPDLAPPPAEPRTPTAGPGKAYLRARRTQHHAREAVHQQAQHAAATIEAIAARHTTRRVRHAPQRGALTGPEENVLNDAYLIPNDQADDFQTAIDDAAQGFPDLRVEVTGPWAPYSFVTLADAPAPDAAEPPP
- a CDS encoding GvpL/GvpF family gas vesicle protein, producing the protein MPLYVYSITAKDHPRQLDGVNGIGAEPSPLRTVARGKLCAVVSDINEEIRPKRRDLAAHQEVLERLMVDGTVLPLQFGYVATDDLVVSEALQSNAEAYLAALQRLEGCAEYHVRASQEDEAPLLQQILQDLPEAKDLNERIRSGDRDPGLPLALGEMVAREVQVRQESLAAGLTEALIPLAREHLLRSPSGIDFLNLSLLVPHEHRDQLRTAEANVAREIGSGVDLRFSGPLPPYSFV
- a CDS encoding CsbD family protein; the protein is MGAGKKVKNVAKTTKGKVKETTGKAVGNESLEAKGRGEQALADAKQTAQKAKDTLITDFRRSLCEVSWG